One genomic region from Nocardia vinacea encodes:
- a CDS encoding SDR family NAD(P)-dependent oxidoreductase, with product MDLGLTDAAAVVVGGSRGMGLATARCLADEGARVAVLGRSRPDLDDAVEDLTHRGSPDAIGLVADVRDADEIAAAFAELGQRWHGELNVLVNTVGPTVQGRFDILTDDQWLAAVEDGVLSMVRSVRGALPLLRKAEWARIVNFSAHSTQRQSIPLAAYTAAKAMVTSASKNLSLLLAEDEILVNVVSPGTFVTPALVDWAHSVGVESDDPYRLMAEISKHYGHPAQLPRAGRPEEIGPVVAFLASRRNSYMTGANVNVDGGSDFT from the coding sequence ATGGATTTGGGATTGACCGACGCGGCAGCGGTGGTGGTGGGCGGTAGCCGCGGCATGGGCCTGGCGACTGCTCGCTGCCTGGCCGACGAAGGAGCTCGGGTGGCGGTGCTCGGTCGCTCCCGCCCCGACCTGGACGACGCGGTCGAAGACCTGACCCACCGCGGTAGCCCGGACGCCATCGGCCTGGTCGCGGACGTGCGCGATGCCGATGAGATCGCTGCTGCATTCGCCGAACTGGGGCAGCGCTGGCACGGCGAACTCAATGTGCTGGTCAATACGGTCGGGCCGACCGTGCAGGGCCGCTTCGACATCCTCACCGACGACCAGTGGCTCGCGGCCGTCGAGGACGGCGTGCTGTCCATGGTGCGCAGCGTCCGTGGGGCGCTGCCGCTGCTGCGCAAGGCCGAATGGGCGCGGATAGTGAACTTTTCGGCGCATTCGACGCAGCGGCAGAGCATTCCGCTGGCGGCCTACACCGCCGCGAAGGCGATGGTGACGAGTGCGTCCAAGAATCTGTCACTTTTGCTGGCGGAGGACGAGATTCTGGTGAATGTGGTCTCGCCCGGCACCTTCGTCACCCCGGCGCTGGTCGATTGGGCCCATTCGGTCGGCGTCGAGAGCGACGATCCCTATCGGCTGATGGCCGAGATCTCCAAGCATTATGGGCATCCGGCGCAGCTGCCCCGGGCGGGGCGGCCCGAGGAGATCGGTCCAGTTGTCGCCTTTCTCGCCTCGCGCCGCAATTCGTATATGACCGGTGCGAATGTCAATGTCGACGGCGGCTCGGATTTCACCTGA
- a CDS encoding phosphotransferase family protein, giving the protein MQPLDTALGLGMAAREAVRAGLDRAVPGRAAIPLRIHEVTEQWLSAALGLRPDAITSVRVLDAHYGTAARARIAVKSDSGEIPEHLFVKLPPRNYLQHVLMNVFRLGTREILAYRALGANPPIRVPRCYVAHCDRLRRRSVLVLEDLSGTAQFRTVVEKVTRAEAQAVIDAMADLHLAFWSSDRFTNDLRPLTARTTADIRLGDLIRRRFLHDITGHTKDLIPEAMKRHCRIFYQRSADIDAFWAAQPQTLIHGDPHLGNLFFTDAGPGFLDWQIATAGVGIRDVAYFANASVEPDLLRSIERELVERYAARLTAAGIAVDLERLWTLYRAGITELFLAAVCTAEAGERMQPFEVSRVGVERAVAGAAAHDSFAVLAALVDGKRA; this is encoded by the coding sequence TTGCAACCACTCGATACCGCGCTCGGCCTCGGCATGGCCGCGCGAGAAGCGGTCCGTGCCGGACTCGATCGAGCCGTGCCCGGCCGGGCCGCGATTCCACTGCGCATCCACGAGGTGACCGAACAGTGGCTCAGCGCGGCACTCGGGCTGCGGCCGGACGCGATCACCTCGGTGCGTGTGCTCGACGCGCATTACGGCACGGCGGCGCGCGCTCGTATCGCCGTGAAATCCGACAGCGGCGAGATTCCCGAGCACCTGTTCGTGAAATTGCCGCCGCGCAACTACTTACAGCACGTCCTGATGAACGTCTTCCGCCTCGGGACCCGCGAGATCCTCGCCTATCGCGCACTGGGCGCGAATCCGCCGATCCGTGTGCCGAGATGCTATGTCGCGCACTGTGATCGGCTCCGACGCCGCAGTGTCCTCGTGCTCGAGGATCTGTCGGGAACCGCGCAATTCCGCACCGTCGTCGAAAAGGTCACGCGAGCCGAGGCGCAGGCCGTCATCGACGCCATGGCCGATCTCCATCTGGCGTTCTGGAGTAGCGACCGGTTCACGAACGACCTCCGGCCGCTCACCGCGCGCACAACAGCGGACATCCGCCTCGGCGATCTCATCCGCCGCCGATTCCTGCACGACATCACCGGGCATACCAAAGATCTGATACCCGAAGCGATGAAGCGCCACTGCCGGATCTTCTATCAGCGCAGCGCGGATATCGATGCCTTCTGGGCCGCGCAGCCGCAGACTCTGATCCACGGCGACCCGCACCTGGGCAACCTTTTCTTCACCGACGCCGGGCCCGGCTTCCTGGACTGGCAGATCGCCACGGCCGGGGTCGGCATCCGCGATGTCGCATACTTCGCGAACGCGTCCGTCGAGCCGGACCTGCTCCGCTCTATCGAACGAGAACTCGTCGAGCGGTATGCGGCCCGGCTCACCGCCGCCGGGATCGCAGTCGACCTCGAGCGCCTGTGGACGCTGTATCGCGCCGGTATCACCGAACTCTTTCTCGCGGCCGTATGCACGGCCGAGGCCGGGGAGCGGATGCAGCCGTTCGAGGTATCACGGGTCGGCGTCGAACGAGCCGTCGCCGGTGCCGCCGCACACGACAGCTTCGCGGTGCTGGCCGCACTCGTCGACGGTAAGCGAGCCTGA